TTATTTGGGGCATACTTTATCGACGTGCTATCTCTAGTTCTTTCAGCATTTCGTTGGTACGGTAGAATTCGTTAAAGTTGAGTGTATATCTTTATCAAACAAATGATCACTATTGATTTGGGGGTTATTAAATCCCAACCCAAATATATCTATAAAGAATATTCTTCATTTCATGACCGGCCTCTCTCACAATAACACACACTAGTTTTTTCACAAGAATGCAGCAACCCATCTTGCACCTTCTAGCTAGCTCCTTTGTCATCTATAAATAACCCAACATTGTAACTTCATTCTCATAATCAACTCAAACATTTCCAAGcttcttcattctcttcttctaCTACAAACTAAATCTTCATAACAAGCTTTGAATATCTTCCATATATCACACATCTTGAAACATTCAATTCATAATGGAGAGAGTAACAAGATTGGTATCACAAAGAGCAGTAGTGATCTTTAGCAAGAGTACGTGCTGTATGAGTCACACTATCAAGACCCTTTTCTATGATCTTGGTGTAAACCCAACAGTTCATGAACTCGACGAAGAACCCAGAGCAGGAAAAGAAATCGAGAAAGCACTTACAAGGTTGGGATGTAGTCCTTCGGTACCTGCTGTATTCATCGGTGGTGAGCTAGTTGGTGGAGCTAATGAAGTTATGACTCTTCATCTCAGTAGCTCTCTCGTTCCATTGCTAAAGCAAGCAGGAGCTATCTGGCTTTGATTAATACTATGTTAATTATTTACTAAATTTTGACCCTTAATACATAATTAAGTTAGTTATTGGTCAGATAATTTCAAGCTAATAGCTTTGACAATTGATGATCATATTCCTTTTTGTGAGTTCTTAATTCGTACTGTAATACTCCTTTTAGTGGAGTGATAATAGTTAGGAATCAGATGCAGTAGTAATAGCAAGAGGCACCTTTTAGTGGCCAACTTTTGCTTTTTCTGATCTTTTCTGCATTATGTATTCTCTTACTATTTCGTGAGTTCCTTAATTATAAATGATGAAATGAAAGTTTACTACTTTCTGATATATTGTTttttcacgatttttttttttcacgatccaacaacaaaaaaaaagtttatattTGAAGTGGTCAACAGCTGAGTTGGACATACAATATTTGTGATTATATTAGgacaaaattataaactaattttGGTACATTGGTTTCAAATCAAAACATGCGAGTACCGTACAAAATTATGTCCTCGCATGCAATCACGTTCCTACATTTTCGTGTTATATTTGTGATCAGTGTCGGATCATTTAGCTGAAAGTACGAGTACAATATCTTGATTTCGTGGGTGGATAAAATGAAACACA
This DNA window, taken from Papaver somniferum cultivar HN1 chromosome 3, ASM357369v1, whole genome shotgun sequence, encodes the following:
- the LOC113355601 gene encoding monothiol glutaredoxin-S3-like, whose protein sequence is MERVTRLVSQRAVVIFSKSTCCMSHTIKTLFYDLGVNPTVHELDEEPRAGKEIEKALTRLGCSPSVPAVFIGGELVGGANEVMTLHLSSSLVPLLKQAGAIWL